A single genomic interval of Anser cygnoides isolate HZ-2024a breed goose chromosome 7, Taihu_goose_T2T_genome, whole genome shotgun sequence harbors:
- the LOC106034024 gene encoding beta-microseminoprotein-like, with product MCSMSLLQKSFLAFLLAMGIIVTLGDAYCFTKINKPGESDKGCVLNGKLYPFGHISRTDDCYRCSCTQNQISCCSLFHTPVGYNKEKCKIVFNKRSCNYDVVENNDPSKDCFVHSRVG from the exons ATGTGCTCCATGTCTCTTTTACAGAAAAGCTTTCTCGCCTTCCTTCTTGCAATGGGCATCATTGTGACACTGGGTGATGCATAttgctttacaaaaataaacaagccaGGGGAGTCTGACAAAG GCTGTGTCCTGAATGGAAAACTGTACCCCTTTGGACATATCTCAAGGACAGATGATTGCTACCGATGCAGCTGCACCCAAAACCAAATATCTTGCTGCTCCCT CTTTCATACTCCTGTTGGttataacaaagaaaaatgtaaaatcgTTTTCAACAAGAGAAGCTGCAACTATGATGTTGTGGAGAACAATGACCCCTCCAAGGACTGCTTTGTCCACAGTCGTGTGGGTTAA